A region of the Pseudarthrobacter sp. MM222 genome:
CGTCGGACTCCGCGGTCCGCTCAACGAGGTAGCCGGGGAGCTCCTGGCCGTTGAATCTGACCTTCACGCGCACACCGGGCCGGGCCGCGGCGTCCAGGTCCGCAGGGACGCTGTAGTCGAAGGGCCTGTCCAGGTGCGGGAGGGATGACTCGATCAGCACCCGCGCGACGGGCAGTTCGGCGGCCAGGGCTGGCCCTGAGGTCGTGGAAGCAGCGGCGGAGGTGGGGAAGCCGGCGAGCAGCGACAGCTGGAAGGGCTCCTCCTGCGCCGGTGCACCGGCAGGGACCTGGGCCATGGCGTGTCCCTCCCCTTCAGATCAATCGAAAGTAGCCAGGCCCCGGAACGGCGGCCTGGCTACAGTCCATCACACGGCTATGACATTCAGGCGTTGAAGAAAGCCTTCAGCTCGTCCACCCGGTCGAGCCGCTCCCAGGTGAAGTCGGGATCGTCCCGGCCGAAGTGGCCGTGTGCCGCGGTCTTGGCGTAAATGGGCCGCTTCAGGTCCAGGGCGTCGATAATGGCGCGCGGACGCAGGTCGAAGATTTCGGCGATCGCGGCGCTGATCTTCGCGGGGTCAACGGTTTCCGTGCCGAAGGTCTCCACGTAGGTGCCCACCGGGCGGGCCTGGCCGATCGCGTAGGCGATCTGGATCTCAGCGCGCTTGGCAAGTCCGGCAGCCACCACGTTCTTGGCGACCCAGCGCATCGCGTACGCGGCCGAGCGGTCCACCTTGGACGGATCCTTGCCGGAAAAGGCACCACCGCCGTGGCGGGCCATGCCGCCGTAGGTGTCCACGATGATCTTGCGGCCGGTGAGGCCCGCGTCGCCAACGGGGCCGCCAATGACGAAGGCACCGGCCGGGTTCAGGATGTTCCGTGCCCGCGAAATGTCCAGGTTGGACATGGCCAGAACCGGATCGACGACGTACGCGGCCAGGTCGGCGCGGAGCTGTTCGAGGCTGGCGCCCTCGGCGTGCTGGCTGGAGATGACGACCGTCTCGACCGAGACGGGAAGGTCCCCGTCGTAGCCCACCGTGACCTGGGTCTTGCCGTCGGGGCGGAGGTAGGCCAGTTCGCCGCTCTTGCGGACCTCGGTGAGGCGTTCGGAGAGCCGGTGCGCGAGCCAGATCGGGACGGGCATGTAGGAGGGGGTCTCGTCGCTGGCGTAGCCGAACATGAGGCCCTGGTCACCGGCGCCCTGGAGGTCGTAATCATCTTCCTGGCGCCCTTCGCGGGCTTCCAGCGAGTTGAAGACGCCGCCGGCAATGTCGTTGGACTGCTGGCCGATGGATACGGACACGCCGCAGCGGGCGCCGTCGAAGCCGTTGGCCGAGGAGTCGTAACCGATGCCCAGGATGGTCTCGCGGACGATCTGCGGGATTTCGACGTAGGCGTCCGTGGTAACCTCGCCGGCTACGTGCACCAGCCCGGTGGTGGCCAGGGTCTCCACCGCGACCCGCGACTCGGGGTCCTTGGCCAGCAGGGCGTCGAGGATCGCATCGCTGATCTGGTCACAGATCTTGTCGGGATGTCCCTCGGTCACCGACTCGGACGTGAACAGCCGGAGCGAAGCGGGCGTGGACCCGTGAAAGTCAGGGATGTGCAGCGGTAAAGTCACTCAACTACCTTACTGGTTGGAAAACGAACGTCCGGCGGCGTGTGTCCCCGTGCTAAGGAGACGTTGATTACGCCAAAGCTAGGCTGGCGGAACAACCCGGCTCAACTCGGCGCTGATCCGGTCGATAACGGCAGCCGCAACGTCGGATTTGGCACCCGACGCCTCTTGGGGTTCGGAGCCGGAGCGGGAAAGGATGACTACGGAGTTGGTGTCCTCGCCGAAGACCCGGTCCTTGCCCACCTGGTTGACCACCAGCAGGTCGCAGGCCTTGCGCCGCAGCTTTGCCGCCGCGTACGCCAGGACGTCCCCGTCGGCGTCACCGGTCTCGGCCGCGAAGCCGACGATGAGCTGGTTCCGGGACGCGGCGTCGCGGACCTCGACCAGCTCCCGCAGAATGTCCGGGTTCCGGACCAGGGAGATGACGGGATCGGCGACGTCGTCGCGCTTCTTGATTTTGGTGCCGGAGATGTCCGCGGGGCGGAAGTCGGCGACGGCCGCGGCCATGATGATGACGTCGGAATCCGCGGCTGCATGCAGCGCGGCCTTGCGCAGTTCCAGGGCGGTCTCCACCCGGACCAGTTCAACGCCGTCGGGAGCCGGGACCTCCATGTGGGCGGCGAGGAGTCGAACTTTCGCGCCGGCTTCGCGGGCGGCGGCGGCGAGGGCCACGCCCTGCTTGCCGGAGGAGCGGTTGCCGAGGAAGCGCACCGGGTCCAGCGGTTCGCGGGTGCCGCCGGCGCTGATGGTGACTGTCAGCCCGGACAGCGGCAGGGCTTGCGTGGGCACGGCCGCGCCGTTGGGTGCCGCCATACCGTTGGCCTCAGTAGGGGCGTTGGGCACCGCCGGGGCGCCGGCGAGGGCCATGGACGCCTCGAAGATCGCCTCCGGTTCGGGCAGCCGGCCGGGCCCGGAGTCCGCGCCGGTCAGCCGGCCCGTGGCCGGTTCCAGCACGGTGACGCCGCGGCTGCGCAGCGTCTCGACGTTGGCCTGGGTGGCGGCGTGCTGCCACATCTCGGTATGCATGGCGGGCGCCATCAGCACCGGACAGCCGCCGGCCATCAGCAGGGTGTTGGTGAGCAGATCGTCGGCCTGTCCCGTTGCCGCGCGCGCCAGCAGATCCGCTGTCGCGGGGGCCACCACAATCAGCTCGGCCTCGTGGCCGAGCCGGACGTGGTTTACAGTGTGGACGTCGTCGAAGACGCTGTTGCTGACCGGATGCCCGGACAGGGCTTCCCACGTGGCCACGCCCACGAAGCGCGTGGCGGCCTCCGTGGGGATGACCGTGACGTCGTGGCCCGCTTCAGTAAAAAGCCGGAGGAGCGACGCCACCTTGTAGGCGGCAATCCCTCCCCCGACTCCGAGGACTATGCGCACGTGACCTCCGTCAACGGCTACGTAATTACTCTGCAGCTTCGATCGGCGTGGAAACGAGCTTGCCTTCGTTGATTTCGCGCAGCGCGATCGAAAGCGACTTTTCGTTCAGCTTCGTGTCGACCAGCGGGCCGACGTACTCGAACAGGCCCTCGTGCAGCTGGGCGTAGTAGGCGTTGATCTGGCGTGCGCGCTTGGCGCCGAAGATTACCAGTCCGTACTTCGAGTCGGCGGCCTTCAGCAGCTCGTCGATCGGCGGGTTGATGATGCCTTCAAGGTTCGTGGACACGAATTCTCCAAATTCTAACGGGCCGATACGTCCCGGCGCCTAGCGTGGGTTCGGGGTCAGCCCCATGAGTGAAACTAGCTCGTCCGCTGCCCGTCGAACGTCATCATTGATGACGGTGTGGTCAAACTCCGGTTCAGCGGCAAGTTCTAGTTTAGCGGTTTCCAGCCTCTGCTGTTGTTCTTCGGCTGTTTCGGTGCCGCGGCCCACCAGGCGGCGCACCATTTCGTCCCAGGTCGGCGGCGCCAGGAACACGAACTGGGCCTCCGGGACGGCCTCCTTGACCTGCCGGGCGCCCTGCAGGTCGATCTCCAGCAACACGGCCCGGCCCTCGGCGATCGCGGCGTCCACGGTGCTGCGGAGCGTGCCGTAGCGGTTCTGTCCGTGGACCACGGCCCACTCCAGCAGCTCGCCGTTTTCCACCAGGGCATCGAATTCCTCGGCGGACTTGAAGAAGTAATGGACACCGTCCACTTCTCCCGGGCGCGGCGGCCGGGTGGTCGCCGAGACGGATAGCCAGACGCCAGGATAGTTGTCCCGGATGTAGGTGGACACAGTGCCTTTACCAACAGCCGTCGGGCCGGCGAGGACTGTCAGTCCCGGATTCTTGCTCACATATTCCTTTGGGCGGTGTTTGGCATAGCCGGTGAAGCTATTTGTCGTCTATAAAATCTACCAGCGCCCGGCGCTGGTGAATGCCGAGGCCGCGGACCCGTCGTGAGGCGGCAATCCCGAGTTGCTCCATAATCGCTGCGGCCCGGACCCGGCCGATCCCGGGCAGGGCCTCGAGCAGTTCCACGATCCGCATCCGCGCGATGGCGTCGTCGGTGTCGCCGGAGCTGAGGAGCTGCGCAATGCTCAGTTCCCCGGACTTCAGCCGTTCCTTAGCCGCCGCCCTGGTGGTCCGGGCGGCGGCCGCCTTGCCCAAGGCGTCGGCACGCTCCTGCGGAGTGAGGGGTCGCAAACTCACTGAAGTCCTCCCTGCTGCGCTGCCGGGCCTGTCCGGCGGTACGTCAAATACTGCGTTGTAACGGCCCGGCCGGACAGCGCCCAGGCAGTTGCGTGGGCGTGTCCTGAACCTACAGTCTGGATGCTGGAGAAATCAATGGACGATTGCCCGGTCCCAGCTTGTCCGAAGGTCAGGCGAGGCGCAGCTCTTCGAGGGTGCGCTGGGCCGCGTCCCGCAGGTCCTGGACCCGCGGTCCGGCGCCGAGGATCTCCCGGCTGGAGGTCCCCAGCACCTGCCCGTAGGCCGCCCCGAAAGTCCGGCGCAGATCCGCCGCGGTGGCCCCCTGCGCGCCCAGGCCGGGGGCCAGGATCGGGCCGCGGACCGCGGCGAGGTCCAGGTCCAGGTCCGTGAGGGCGGAGCCGACGGTGGCGCCGACGACCAGACCGACGGAACCCAGATCCGGGGCGGCCAGCTGGTTATTTGAGGTATTGGACGTGAAGTACCGCTGGTTTTCCGCCGCGGCCGCCCGCACGATCCGGCGGGCCACGGAATCCGCGCCGCCGACGTGCTGCACCGAGGCGCCCTCGGGGTTGGAGGTCAGAGCGAGGACAAACACGCCGCGCCCGGTCTGCGCCGCCAGGTCGAGCGCCGGCCGCAGCGACTCGAAGCCCAGGTACGGGCTCAGGGTTACCGAATCCGCGGCCAGGGCCGAACCGTCCCGCAGCCAGGCATCCGCGTAGGCGGCCATGGTGGAGCCGATGTCCCCGCGCTTGGCGTCGGCGATGGTCAGCACCGAGGCGTCCGCGGCGGCGGCCAGGGTCCGTTCCAGTACGGCCATCCCCACGGAGCCGTGCCGCTCGTACAGGGCGACCTGCGGCTTGACCGCGGCAGCGAGCGGACCCACCGCGTCGAGCACGGTGAGCGAGAAACGCTCCAGGCCCGCGGCGTCGTCGTTCAGGCCCCAGCGCTGCAGCAGCGCCGGGTGCGGGTCGATTCCGACGCAGAGCGGACCGCGCCCGGCCATCGCCCGGCCCAGCCGGGAGCCGAAGGACTCCCGGCCGGCCGTTGCCGCCTCAGGCTCAGGCATTCTGTGGTGCCGCGATCTGCGAGGCGGCCTGCGCGGCCGCGTTCTGCGAGGCCGTGAGGGCGGCTGCGTGCTCCTGCAGGCTCGTGACGGACCATTCGTAGGTGCGCAGCGCCTCGATGGCCTGGACAGCGGCG
Encoded here:
- the metK gene encoding methionine adenosyltransferase yields the protein MTLPLHIPDFHGSTPASLRLFTSESVTEGHPDKICDQISDAILDALLAKDPESRVAVETLATTGLVHVAGEVTTDAYVEIPQIVRETILGIGYDSSANGFDGARCGVSVSIGQQSNDIAGGVFNSLEAREGRQEDDYDLQGAGDQGLMFGYASDETPSYMPVPIWLAHRLSERLTEVRKSGELAYLRPDGKTQVTVGYDGDLPVSVETVVISSQHAEGASLEQLRADLAAYVVDPVLAMSNLDISRARNILNPAGAFVIGGPVGDAGLTGRKIIVDTYGGMARHGGGAFSGKDPSKVDRSAAYAMRWVAKNVVAAGLAKRAEIQIAYAIGQARPVGTYVETFGTETVDPAKISAAIAEIFDLRPRAIIDALDLKRPIYAKTAAHGHFGRDDPDFTWERLDRVDELKAFFNA
- a CDS encoding bifunctional phosphopantothenoylcysteine decarboxylase/phosphopantothenate synthase, translating into MRIVLGVGGGIAAYKVASLLRLFTEAGHDVTVIPTEAATRFVGVATWEALSGHPVSNSVFDDVHTVNHVRLGHEAELIVVAPATADLLARAATGQADDLLTNTLLMAGGCPVLMAPAMHTEMWQHAATQANVETLRSRGVTVLEPATGRLTGADSGPGRLPEPEAIFEASMALAGAPAVPNAPTEANGMAAPNGAAVPTQALPLSGLTVTISAGGTREPLDPVRFLGNRSSGKQGVALAAAAREAGAKVRLLAAHMEVPAPDGVELVRVETALELRKAALHAAADSDVIIMAAAVADFRPADISGTKIKKRDDVADPVISLVRNPDILRELVEVRDAASRNQLIVGFAAETGDADGDVLAYAAAKLRRKACDLLVVNQVGKDRVFGEDTNSVVILSRSGSEPQEASGAKSDVAAAVIDRISAELSRVVPPA
- the rpoZ gene encoding DNA-directed RNA polymerase subunit omega; the protein is MSTNLEGIINPPIDELLKAADSKYGLVIFGAKRARQINAYYAQLHEGLFEYVGPLVDTKLNEKSLSIALREINEGKLVSTPIEAAE
- the gmk gene encoding guanylate kinase, translated to MSKNPGLTVLAGPTAVGKGTVSTYIRDNYPGVWLSVSATTRPPRPGEVDGVHYFFKSAEEFDALVENGELLEWAVVHGQNRYGTLRSTVDAAIAEGRAVLLEIDLQGARQVKEAVPEAQFVFLAPPTWDEMVRRLVGRGTETAEEQQQRLETAKLELAAEPEFDHTVINDDVRRAADELVSLMGLTPNPR
- the mihF gene encoding integration host factor, actinobacterial type; the protein is MSLRPLTPQERADALGKAAAARTTRAAAKERLKSGELSIAQLLSSGDTDDAIARMRIVELLEALPGIGRVRAAAIMEQLGIAASRRVRGLGIHQRRALVDFIDDK
- the pyrF gene encoding orotidine-5'-phosphate decarboxylase, producing the protein MPEPEAATAGRESFGSRLGRAMAGRGPLCVGIDPHPALLQRWGLNDDAAGLERFSLTVLDAVGPLAAAVKPQVALYERHGSVGMAVLERTLAAAADASVLTIADAKRGDIGSTMAAYADAWLRDGSALAADSVTLSPYLGFESLRPALDLAAQTGRGVFVLALTSNPEGASVQHVGGADSVARRIVRAAAAENQRYFTSNTSNNQLAAPDLGSVGLVVGATVGSALTDLDLDLAAVRGPILAPGLGAQGATAADLRRTFGAAYGQVLGTSSREILGAGPRVQDLRDAAQRTLEELRLA